Proteins from a single region of Antechinus flavipes isolate AdamAnt ecotype Samford, QLD, Australia chromosome 2, AdamAnt_v2, whole genome shotgun sequence:
- the DSTN gene encoding destrin has protein sequence MASGVQVADEVCRIFYDMKVRKCSTPEEIKKRKKAVIFCLSADKKCIIVEEGKEILVGDVGVTITDPFKHFVGMLPEKDCRYALYDASFETKESRKEELMFFLWAPELAPLKSKMIYASSKDAIKKKFPGIKHECQANGPEDLNRACIAEKLGGSLIVAFEGCPV, from the exons GCTTCAGGAGTGCAAGTAGCTGATGAAGTATGCCGCATTTTCTATGATATGAAGGTTCGGAAATGTTCCACACcagaagaaatcaagaaaagaaagaaggcagtTATCTTTTGTCTCAGTGCTGACAAAAAATGCATCATTGTGGAAGAAGGCAAAGAAATCTTAGTGGGAGATGTTGGTGTAACCATTACTGATCCTTTCAAGCATTTTGTGGGAATGCTTCCTGAAAAGGATTGTCGTTATGCTTTATATGATGCAAGCTTTGAAACAAAGGAATCAAGAAAAGAAGAGTTGATGTTTTTTCTATG GGCACCAGAACTAGCACCTCTCAAAAGTAAAATGATCTATGCAAGCTCCAAGGATGCaatcaaaaagaaatttccaG GCATTAAACATGAATGTCAAGCAAATGGACCAGAAGATCTCAACCGggcttgtattgctgagaaactAGGAGGGTCCTTAATTGTAGCTTTTGAAGGATGTCCTGTGTAG